The Cetobacterium sp. ZOR0034 genome includes a region encoding these proteins:
- a CDS encoding recombinase family protein, translated as MIYGFCRVSTKHQNLQRQIDALVKYGINQRFIFTDKYTGKTLDREGLNELLIILKSGDTLVVKEIDRLGRNRKDFL; from the coding sequence ATGATATACGGTTTCTGCAGAGTAAGTACAAAACATCAAAATTTACAAAGGCAAATAGATGCACTTGTTAAATACGGTATTAATCAGCGTTTCATATTTACAGATAAATATACTGGAAAAACTTTAGATAGAGAAGGACTAAATGAACTCTTAATTATATTAAAATCTGGAGATACTTTAGTTGTTAAAGAGATTGATAGATTGGGAAGAAACAGAAAAGATTTTTTATAA